The following proteins are co-located in the Candidatus Zixiibacteriota bacterium genome:
- a CDS encoding 4-hydroxyphenylacetate 3-hydroxylase: protein MALKTPEQYKESLIKMRPNIYKFGELIKDVTTHKATKNTIEGHAQIFSAQNNPEYTELLTTTSHLTGEKISRYLSLIQSSEDLIANSKMKRLLFQLTGTCTGGRCVGWNSINAMWATTFDLDKEYGTDYHQRLKNWLIAAQKNDITISGALTDPKGDRTKSPTEQKDPDMSLHIVEVREDGIVVRGAKVMICGVAASNEIFVLPGSAYKEQDKDYAVSFVIPRDIEGLTIVETRRPSDTREEEEGFDIPVKKGGITQAYLFFEDVFVPKERVFMCGEYKYALSAVMNFILPYRAAIGGCVAGQGDVKIGAAILVARANGLSSKVFNEKLTKMYINNETTYGVGIAAAVLGKNHPSGVWQPDSLLSNVNKVHVATLPYETSVLAQDIAGGIGETGCMPSSKDFFDPKYGHLVQKYLKACSSAESRVKAARLVEWATIGAGVPGCMHGGGSPDGAKLVIRANADLEKKVQIAKRLAGIEEEIPDPEKKK from the coding sequence TACGATTGAAGGACATGCCCAGATTTTCTCTGCCCAGAATAACCCGGAATATACTGAGCTTTTGACCACAACTTCACATCTGACCGGTGAAAAAATCTCCAGGTATTTATCGTTGATTCAATCCTCTGAGGACCTGATCGCCAACTCTAAGATGAAAAGACTTCTTTTTCAATTGACCGGCACCTGCACCGGAGGAAGATGCGTTGGCTGGAATTCGATCAATGCGATGTGGGCGACCACCTTTGATCTGGATAAAGAATACGGCACCGATTACCATCAAAGATTAAAAAACTGGCTTATCGCCGCTCAGAAAAACGACATCACCATATCCGGAGCTTTGACCGACCCTAAAGGCGACCGCACCAAATCCCCTACAGAGCAAAAAGACCCGGATATGAGTTTACATATAGTGGAAGTTAGAGAAGACGGAATCGTTGTCCGGGGAGCCAAGGTGATGATCTGCGGGGTCGCTGCCTCCAATGAGATATTCGTTCTTCCTGGCTCAGCTTACAAGGAGCAGGATAAAGATTATGCGGTCTCCTTCGTCATTCCCAGGGATATTGAGGGATTGACCATTGTGGAAACCAGAAGGCCCAGCGATACCAGAGAGGAAGAAGAAGGGTTTGACATCCCGGTCAAAAAAGGAGGAATAACCCAGGCCTATCTTTTCTTTGAAGATGTTTTTGTCCCAAAAGAAAGAGTCTTTATGTGTGGAGAATACAAATACGCTCTGAGTGCGGTGATGAATTTCATCCTGCCTTACCGGGCAGCCATTGGCGGATGCGTTGCCGGTCAGGGTGACGTGAAAATCGGAGCAGCCATCTTAGTTGCTAGGGCAAATGGTTTATCCTCTAAAGTTTTCAATGAGAAACTGACTAAGATGTACATCAATAATGAGACCACTTACGGAGTCGGAATCGCGGCTGCGGTTTTAGGAAAAAACCATCCTTCCGGGGTCTGGCAGCCAGATTCTCTTCTTTCCAACGTAAATAAGGTTCACGTTGCCACCTTGCCTTACGAGACCTCGGTCTTAGCTCAGGATATTGCCGGAGGGATAGGAGAAACCGGCTGCATGCCCTCGTCCAAGGATTTCTTCGACCCGAAATATGGTCATTTAGTCCAGAAGTATCTTAAAGCCTGCTCCTCAGCTGAATCCAGGGTAAAAGCAGCCAGGTTAGTCGAATGGGCAACCATTGGTGCTGGAGTTCCCGGATGTATGCACGGCGGCGGCTCACCGGATGGAGCAAAGTTAGTCATCCGGGCAAATGCAGATTTGGAGAAAAAAGTCCAGATCGCCAAAAGATTAGCCGGAATCGAAGAGGAAATCCCGGACCCGGAGAAGAAGAAATAA